From a region of the Paenibacillus sp. R14(2021) genome:
- a CDS encoding NAD(P)-dependent oxidoreductase, whose product MKILITGASGNVGSGASEALQQQHEVRLSDAMQLAVSLPFFPADVREQGALDAASEGVDTIIHTPAWHGIHMGTHSEQEFYDLNVTGTFQMFQSAVRNNVRRVVWLSSMSVYGTDFYAYTKKLGEQLCQFYHDEHGIEVIMLRPADFTPYRDLRHYGERLLHGGVDRRDVIQAVAAAVNSPHPFGAYHLVRHDPFTEEDVKAYAASPVDAWDKLYPGAKRVIEKYQMTPPAQIQPMDLTKERDELGYRPRYNFGTFIQESSLES is encoded by the coding sequence ATGAAAATTTTGATAACGGGTGCCTCGGGTAATGTCGGGTCAGGCGCATCGGAAGCGTTGCAGCAGCAGCATGAGGTTCGGTTATCCGATGCCATGCAGCTGGCTGTCTCGCTTCCGTTCTTTCCTGCGGATGTCCGCGAGCAAGGGGCATTGGATGCCGCTTCCGAAGGCGTGGATACCATCATACATACGCCGGCTTGGCACGGCATTCATATGGGAACGCATTCAGAGCAGGAATTCTATGATCTGAATGTAACAGGCACGTTTCAGATGTTTCAATCGGCTGTTCGCAATAACGTGCGCCGCGTGGTCTGGTTATCGAGCATGTCGGTTTACGGCACGGACTTCTATGCGTACACGAAGAAGCTTGGTGAGCAGCTGTGTCAATTCTATCATGACGAGCATGGGATCGAGGTCATTATGCTGCGTCCGGCGGATTTCACGCCTTACCGGGATCTTCGGCATTATGGTGAAAGATTGCTGCATGGCGGTGTCGACCGCAGAGATGTGATTCAAGCGGTGGCAGCGGCTGTCAATAGTCCGCATCCATTCGGTGCTTACCATCTAGTCCGTCATGATCCATTTACGGAAGAAGACGTAAAAGCATACGCAGCATCGCCGGTTGACGCGTGGGACAAGCTTTATCCCGGTGCCAAGCGGGTGATTGAGAAGTATCAGATGACGCCGCCTGCACAGATTCAGCCGATGGATCTAACCAAAGAACGGGACGAGCTGGGATACCGGCCGCGTTATAATTTCGGAACGTTCATCCAAGAATCAAGTCTTGAGTCTTGA